A single genomic interval of Rhododendron vialii isolate Sample 1 chromosome 3a, ASM3025357v1 harbors:
- the LOC131320913 gene encoding receptor-like protein CLAVATA2, with translation MGHERWVLALPTCKTPTSHHQIPLLLLVMLFLLLTPPSLSINETDTETDLLHPKDRNALVLFKSQVQDPYQFLSSWVGSNCTNWTGVTCSNRTGRVISINLTGMNLSGLVHPSLCKLLFLETLILPHNSFYGSLPPCLCKLMNLKTLDFGHNMGLNGTVPPCIGNFSMTLERIDLSFNSFTGEIPETLYYLKSLKYLDLSHNNLQGNLGDFGQSLVYLNLESNSISGTLPCLSASVESIWVLNLANNSILGGIPSCISSLRELRQLNLSFNGLRYGISPILLFSDKLVVLDLSFNSLSGLLPRKIAEGGSEKSGLLLLDLSHNQFSGDIPLTITELKSLQVLFLSNNLLTGEIPERIGNLTYLQVIDLSHNLLSGSIPLNIVGCFQLLALILNNNNLSGEIQPELDALDSLKILDISNNEISGEIPLTLAGCKSLEVVDFSYNNLSGALNDAITKWVNLRFISLAQNKFSGALPTWLFSFQLIQTMDLSGNKFSGYIPDGNFNFSLKFNSSNFGTTTSFEQLPILQSLQMKLSVLVSDINELGFDYHLFSAVGIDLSRNLLHGEIPVSLFGLHGLEYLNLSYNFLDGKVPTSLNNMSSLRALDLSHNSLSGQIPENISCLGNLTLLNLSYNCFSGILPKKQRYSRFPGAFAGNPDLCVEESPGEACQTKGLPTVPNKNFEEETDGPISIWVFCISAVVSFYFGIITLFCSARTRNYILQTKL, from the coding sequence ATGGGACACGAAAGATGGGTTTTAGCTCTCCCAACCTGTAAAACCCCTACCTCACATCATCAAATTCCACTCTTGTTGCTCGTAATGCTATTTCTGCTGTTAACTCCACCTTCTCTGTCTATCAATGAGACTGACACTGAAACTGATCTTCTTCACCCAAAAGACAGAAATGCCCTTGTCTTGTTCAAGTCACAGGTACAAGACCCATACCAGTTCTTGTCCAGTTGGGTTGGGTCCAATTGCACCAACTGGACCGGGGTCACCTGCTCCAACCGGACTGGCCGAGTCATTTCCATCAACCTCACTGGCATGAATTTGTCAGGCCTAGTTCATCCCAGTCTATGTAAGCTCTTGTTTCTTGAAACCCTAATCTTGCCCCATAACAGCTTTTACGGTTCATTACCACCCTGTTTGTGTAAGCTAATGaatctcaaaaccctagattttggGCATAACATGGGTTTGAATGGCACTGTTCCCCCCTGCATTGGGAATTTCTCTATGACACTTGAACGCATTGACTTGAGTTTCAATTCATTCACAGGGGAAATTCCTGAAACATTGTATTACTTGAAATCACTCAAGTATTTGGATCTTTCTCATAACAACTTACAGGGAAATCTTGGCGATTTTGGCCAGTCTTTGGTGTATCTGAATCTGGAGTCTAATTCTATTTCGGGTACTTTGCCTTGCCTTTCAGCCTCTGTCGAATCGATTTGGGTTCTAAATTTAGCTAATAACTCTATTTTGGGAGGAATACCTTCTTGCATTTCATCCCTTCGAGAATTGAGACAGCTGAATCTGTCTTTTAATGGATTAAGATACGGGATTTCGCCTATACTCTTGTTCTCGGATAAACTAGTTGTTTTGGATCTAAGTTTCAACTCTTTGTCCGGGTTGCTTCCAAGAAAAATTGCAGAAGGGGGCTCAGAGAAATCGGGGCTTTTACTTCTTGACCTGTCACACAATCAGTTTTCTGGTGATATTCCGTTGACCATAACGGAATTGAAAAGCTTGCAAGTGTTGTTCCTTTCCAACAATCTTCTCACAGGTGAAATCCCAGAAAGGATTGGCAATTTGACGTATCTCCAAGTGATTGATCTTTCACACAACTTGCTGTCTGGTTCCATTCCTTTGAACATTGTCGGTTGTTTTCAACTACTTGCATTGATACTGAATAATAACAATCTTTCTGGTGAAATTCAGCCAGAACTCGATGCATTGGATAGTTTGAAGATACTAGATATAAGCAATAATGAGATCTCTGGAGAAATCCCACTAACTTTGGCAGGCTGTAAATCATTGGAGGTTGTAGATTTCAGCTATAACAATCTCTCTGGAGCTCTGAATGATGCAATAACCAAATGGGTAAACCTCAGGTTTATCTCCCTTGCTCAAAATAAGTTCAGTGGAGCTCTACCCACTTGGCTGTTCTCATTTCAATTAATCCAAACAATGGATCTATCTGGAAACAAGTTTTCTGGCTACATACCAGATGGAAACTTCAACTTCAGCTTAAAGTTCAACAGTAGTAACTTTGGTACGACAACATCGTTTGAACAGTTGCCAATATTGCAAAGTCTGCAGATGAAACTCTCTGTGCTTGTTTCTGATATCAATGAGTTGGGCTTCGATTATCACCTATTTTCTGCAGTTGGAATCGATTTATCTCGTAACTTGCTCCATGGGGAGATTCCAGTTAGTCTGTTTGGATTACATGGTTTGGAGTATCTGAACTTATCTTACAATTTTCTTGATGGGAAGGTTCCAACGAGTTTGAACAATATGTCGAGTTTAAGGGCCTTGGATTTGTCACATAATTCGCTGTCAGGTCAGATCCCTGAGAACATATCCTGTCTTGGAAACCTCACCCTGTTGAATCTCTCGTATAACTGCTTCTCTGGTATTCTTCCCAAGAAACAGCGATATTCGAGGTTTCCAGGAGCATTTGCAGGCAATCCAGATTTGTGCGTGGAGGAGTCCCCTGGTGAAGCGTGTCAGACGAAAGGCCTTCCTACAGTGCCGAACAAGAATTTTGAAGAAGAAACGGATGGGCCAATTTCAATATGGGTATTCTGTATAAGCGCAGTTGTTAGCTTTTACTTTGGTATCATTACTCTCTTTTGCTCTGCTCGTACGAGAAACTACATCCTCCAAACAAAACTGTAA